The DNA sequence TCATCCACTGTGGAGCGTGTACACAGACGTCTCTGCTATTGTGGCTACAGGCCGTACTACGAATGGCGAAGCCGCTGCCCGCGCGTGCGAACACTGGGTGATACTTagcagctgccgttgctattgtgctgccaccgcgtgCGCTGGTGTGTCGCACTGCGCCGACAGCACagaggggaggcagagaagtcCGCCGCATTTGACGCTGTGGAAGAGGCGAGTGAGgcgggggaaaaaaaaacaaaagcgcaaaggagaactcgaggagagaggggagataAAATGCCGCCAAGTGGTGTCGTCTGGAGTGGGGGTTGGAGGTGGAAATGGAGAGAGATCACCactgtgcagctgcacactgGCTAGCACCCCGTTACTCTCCGCGTGCTACGCGATGATCGACACGTTGTGCAAAGGCTGCGTGTGTATGATGGGTTAGTTGATCTCTGATGGAGTTGATTGGTATGTATTGCTGTCCCCTTCTTGTCACGCATAACTACGCGGCAcccagagaggggagaggtagagaaggaaagggggagccTGAGGAGAAGCGGGGGGAGCCTCGACGAATGCGGCTGGGTAACAAATGAAGTGAAAGATGGATGTTTGTtagagggaggcagaggcacgACAGTGAGCAAAACGAGATGGGCGTGTTTACCTTTATGCAACCGTATTTCCTGTACACCCACAACATCGCATACACTATTGAATTCCAGCGAGCCATTCTATCACCCTCTACTCTCCCCatgtcgcacacacactttctCTTATAGACAGGTCACCTGATGCATACCCATCGttcttctcgctgctgcggcggcggcctgctatttttttttttttgcttcgttGGGAGGATTTTGTGCTGAAGCGCAGACAgtaaaagagaaaacgaagagtCGCGCGACTGCAGTGGTGTAcgcggccccccccccgcccctctgTGCTATTTCGAACAAGAGAAGAccgagcagaggaggaggaaaactAAGAGGCGAAAAAAGGAGCGaccacacccccacacccccacaccaaagccagcgcctccctccctccctccctcccctctcctacacacacgcttcTTATCCTGCGCAGCTCGCTTGCTGCGTGGACCTCAGCAGGTTGAGGGAGGGAATAGGAGAGGTGGAAAAAGGAGTGCCGTAGAAGCctcctgcctctctttgctACCAGTGTGGGGCAGacccacaggcacacgaAACACGTCGGTCAGAGCACTTGGAACTGCATGCTGACGCCGTAGTGGTCAGACGGAAACAAATATGCTGGCGCCTCTTGATTGTTGTTTTCGACATTGACGCTTCGGGTTCCCACTAGATGCGCTTCCACCGGCTTCAGCACGCCGCGGGTGTGACTTGAagctgcggcggtgcctgTCCGAAGGAACACCTTGTCGGATCGGCCAAAGAAGATTTCTTCAATCTTCAGCTTGCAGAACGTGTTTGACTCGTCCATTGTTTTTCCGTAGTCATTGGGGTGGACGATGGGCCAGCACTCGGCATACCGCGTCTCAGGGGGCATGAGGAACTCGTTGCTCGGCCAGTCGTTGAAGTCGCCCATTACGAGCGTGtcgccctgcagctgccgcgtcaGCGCGTGACGCAGAGCCTGATCCTGACCCGTGCGGGCCACCTCATTCACCTTCACAAATGGAGCCAGCAAGTGTACGGAACAGACGTTTACCACCCACGGCGATACTGCAGATCTTCTCTTGCCGCTCTTTCCCGCTGAGTCGTCACCTTCGGTGACGCTTTTGCCGCTGtgggcagtggcagcagtcAAGTCCAACGTTGCCACTGGCATGAGGGAGACATGGCCTGACCACGCCGGCACGTTCAGGTgtttcagctgctgcagtggccaTCGCCCGCCACGgcgcacaagcagcagcacgccccATGGATGCAAGATGGAGCTCCCAGGACTGCAGGACATGATGTACCGCTCGCGGCACCACGGCTGCGCCGCAAGGTACTCAGCAAACggccgctccacctcctgcatCCCCACCACATCAGCATCCTCGGCATCGATAAGCTTTGCCAGCACCGGGTACCGCTTCGGGCTGCACCAGTCAATGCCTGGCATACCCAGTGGGGTAGGTTGGTTGCTGTACCGATCGAACATGACATTCCACGTGAGAACCCTCAGCGTGGGCACCTCGGCCGCTGCCACAGAAGCAACAGCCGCGGCTGCCAGGGAGGATGACGATGCCCCTTCAGCCGGCGCGTCCTCCTTCTGCCGTGGTCGTTGCTCCGAGGCTGTGGTCACAGCAAAGTTGCGCAGCTGTGAGGTCCAGGCCTGTGATTCGGTGTCAAATGCCACGGCGCCGTCCTTcgactcctgctgctccatgTGCATTCCAGGCAAGAGGCTGCGTGCGTGGCGGACGCCCTGCTGCTTTGCGACGACGCCCAAGTCCACGTACCGCATCGACCACACCttgctcttttcgttttgaCTCCAGTGATAGGACGGCGCCAGGCACAGTGACGGGTGGGGCCGATCAGCCGGCGCGTGCGCGAAGAAATGCTGCAGTGAACTGCGAAGTTCTTGGAGGTCCGCCTGCGCAGACGTGAGCGTCCGCGGCAGCTCGGAGCGCAGCGCCGACGGTGCCCCCGGTACGTAGTCCAGTAGTAGTGGGTCGAGGATGCCCTGATTCGGGGTGCTAAGGATTGTGTACTCGGCTGCcgtcagcggctgcgtggAGGACCAGAAAGGGTAGTACGCGGTCTTGTCTAGCGCTGCGGGAGCAACGGATGACAACGCAACACGCGCGTCGGATGCCGTCGCTGTAACTGTGGCGCTGGAAGTTCCCCGGTCAGCATCTCGCTTCGTGTCAGCTCCCGTGGCCAACGGCGGCGCACTGGCGTCCGCCGTGTCGGGTAGGGGGCACTTAGAGGTGCTGTAGCGTAGCTCAACCCCTGCGTCACTTGCGAAAGCGTAGCGCCCCCCGCGCTGGAGACAGCGAAGC is a window from the Leishmania panamensis strain MHOM/PA/94/PSC-1 chromosome 26 sequence genome containing:
- the MP100 gene encoding RNA-editing complex protein MP100, putative (TriTrypDB/GeneDB-style sysID: LpmP.26.0840); amino-acid sequence: MRGVLTRSTCRLASVQEGTRLADVYQFLITKKPVEYDYVAIDVNSFVGVAMRITRSMSPEQRRNKEASRHVLNSIMQILRRVVCRHSLLLALDGPDTLAKAYKCRATLSTRRLDVQAQRLPGGSLMRAMEDRIVKSMPLGRGLIPGEVVVSGVNVEGPVERKVTAWALDLACRDGVQHTSKSICLIGAGELWLNVLALTPYFQGTSILHGSSDLRHMTLSDSLRWLELGDDLLSGDTRAITTARTDALLLYLLCHGCSATDLSPLSGSSFSILMAAYHARRREAAATAGAAVGTPAFQLIREQPSGGLGLDVQAFYLLFVAERDVAATMQSLAALDLPAAGKSPCAASVQPFSLPPSAPDNSASDEPMRDVNACELLYSSYLSHLLRSHHLFCYGEVLGRSRIPAYMEAEVRMGRLGPSGAVGVRASVVTMGNWARYLLRCLQRGGRYAFASDAGVELRYSTSKCPLPDTADASAPPLATGADTKRDADRGTSSATVTATASDARVALSSVAPAALDKTAYYPFWSSTQPLTAAEYTILSTPNQGILDPLLLDYVPGAPSALRSELPRTLTSAQADLQELRSSLQHFFAHAPADRPHPSLCLAPSYHWSQNEKSKVWSMRYVDLGVVAKQQGVRHARSLLPGMHMEQQESKDGAVAFDTESQAWTSQLRNFAVTTASEQRPRQKEDAPAEGASSSSLAAAAVASVAAAEVPTLRVLTWNVMFDRYSNQPTPLGMPGIDWCSPKRYPVLAKLIDAEDADVVGMQEVERPFAEYLAAQPWCRERYIMSCSPGSSILHPWGVLLLVRRGGRWPLQQLKHLNVPAWSGHVSLMPVATLDLTAATAHSGKSVTEGDDSAGKSGKRRSAVSPWVVNVCSVHLLAPFVKVNEVARTGQDQALRHALTRQLQGDTLVMGDFNDWPSNEFLMPPETRYAECWPIVHPNDYGKTMDESNTFCKLKIEEIFFGRSDKVFLRTGTAAASSHTRGVLKPVEAHLVGTRSVNVENNNQEAPAYLFPSDHYGVSMQFQVL